A single genomic interval of Halorubrum aethiopicum harbors:
- a CDS encoding carbohydrate kinase family protein, with protein sequence MTRLLVAGETLVDFVPEGHGALDAVETFHRRAGGAPANVAVGLSRLGEPPLFWTRLGDDAFGDYLARTLAEEGVREDLIERDADADTTLVFVGLDADADRAFSFHRNGTADTRMRPGAVDDEVLAGTEWVHAGGVVLADDPSRTATFDLLSRANEVDDAVVSFDPNARPELFEGTDFADACRRALGLSDVAKATVEDLVAAGIAEPDADDGDAAELARAVCDLGPHTALLTRGPDGALARATPDAPWNPTDEPLVVEHGGYPVDPVDTTGAGDAFTAGAVAALSAGESLSEALAFANAVAARSTTAKGAMTALPTRSEVESLRETNGST encoded by the coding sequence ATGACTCGACTCCTCGTCGCCGGCGAGACGCTGGTCGACTTCGTTCCGGAGGGCCACGGCGCGCTCGACGCCGTCGAGACGTTCCACCGTCGCGCCGGCGGCGCGCCCGCCAACGTCGCGGTCGGGCTCTCGCGCCTGGGAGAGCCCCCGCTGTTCTGGACCCGCCTCGGCGACGACGCGTTCGGCGACTACCTCGCGCGGACGCTCGCCGAGGAGGGCGTCCGGGAGGACCTGATCGAGCGCGACGCCGACGCCGACACGACGCTCGTCTTCGTCGGTCTCGACGCCGACGCGGACCGGGCGTTCAGCTTTCACCGGAACGGGACGGCCGACACCCGGATGCGGCCGGGGGCCGTCGACGACGAGGTCCTCGCGGGCACGGAGTGGGTCCACGCCGGCGGGGTCGTCCTCGCGGACGACCCGAGCCGCACGGCGACGTTCGACCTGCTCTCACGCGCGAACGAGGTCGACGACGCGGTCGTCTCCTTCGACCCGAACGCCCGCCCGGAGCTGTTCGAGGGCACGGACTTCGCCGACGCCTGCCGGCGCGCGCTCGGTCTCTCGGACGTGGCGAAGGCGACCGTCGAGGACCTCGTCGCGGCGGGGATCGCGGAGCCGGACGCGGACGACGGCGACGCCGCGGAGCTCGCCCGCGCCGTCTGTGATCTGGGACCTCACACCGCGCTGCTCACGCGCGGCCCCGACGGGGCGCTCGCGCGGGCGACGCCCGACGCGCCGTGGAACCCGACCGACGAGCCGCTCGTGGTCGAACACGGGGGGTACCCGGTCGACCCCGTCGACACCACCGGCGCGGGCGACGCGTTCACCGCGGGCGCGGTCGCGGCGCTGTCGGCCGGCGAGTCGCTCTCGGAGGCCCTGGCGTTCGCGAACGCGGTGGCGGCGCGGTCGACGACCGCGAAGGGGGCGATGACGGCGCTTCCGACCCGCTCGGAGGTCGAGTCGCTCCGGGAGACGAACGGGTCGACGTAA
- a CDS encoding MFS transporter — translation MARLPSIGLPRLPPVLLAVIASTFFVGFGGGVVFPILPNLGAVLGISAFMVGVILSANRWVRLVANAPAGALIDRYGTRKPFVAGLFIEGIATLGYVVAIALPSAESLRPFATGLPTGSIGPLVVGPSEWFAALSVAVAPEAWFLLARVLWGVGSAAVFATAYTIAADVSDSGSRGTNMGVVRGGITMGFPAGLVLGGIVSSLAGNVAAFVVAAAFALLASVVAYRLVPETHVTTDGEKRSVKPWEIDTSTPAVTVGLVNFGLMFAYIGALFATLVLFLAETDISLLGLAPQGTSGLFMAGTVISAAVFMFAGGRVSDSRESRTPILLAFLAVSFVGFLLLARAGSSLELGVACVAIGAGQGGTSGPMMALLADLTPDERMGRASGTNNVFGDIGGGLGPMVSLPLVETVGFAPIYAACAAVPLAAGIALLVGVRRETGTFVPGRDAGEATGGEAAPSEA, via the coding sequence ATGGCCCGGCTCCCCTCGATCGGCCTCCCACGGCTCCCGCCCGTGCTGCTCGCGGTGATCGCCAGCACGTTCTTCGTCGGGTTCGGCGGGGGCGTCGTCTTCCCCATCCTCCCGAACCTCGGCGCGGTCCTCGGCATCTCCGCGTTCATGGTCGGGGTGATCCTCTCCGCGAACCGCTGGGTCCGGCTCGTGGCCAACGCGCCGGCGGGAGCGCTCATCGACCGCTACGGCACCCGGAAGCCCTTCGTCGCCGGGCTGTTCATCGAGGGGATCGCCACCCTCGGCTACGTCGTCGCCATCGCGCTGCCGTCGGCGGAGTCGCTCCGACCGTTCGCGACGGGGCTGCCGACGGGGTCGATCGGCCCGCTCGTCGTCGGCCCGAGCGAGTGGTTCGCGGCCCTCTCGGTCGCGGTCGCGCCCGAGGCGTGGTTCCTGCTGGCGCGCGTCCTCTGGGGCGTCGGGTCGGCCGCGGTGTTCGCGACCGCCTACACCATCGCCGCGGACGTCTCCGACAGCGGCTCGCGGGGGACGAACATGGGCGTCGTGCGCGGCGGCATCACGATGGGCTTTCCCGCGGGGCTCGTCCTCGGCGGCATCGTCTCCTCGCTCGCGGGCAACGTCGCGGCGTTCGTCGTCGCCGCCGCGTTCGCGCTGCTCGCGAGCGTCGTCGCCTACCGGCTCGTCCCCGAGACGCACGTGACGACCGACGGCGAGAAGCGGTCGGTCAAACCGTGGGAGATCGACACCTCGACGCCCGCCGTGACGGTCGGGCTCGTCAACTTCGGGCTGATGTTCGCGTACATCGGGGCGCTGTTCGCGACCCTCGTGTTGTTCCTCGCCGAGACGGACATCTCGCTTCTGGGGCTCGCCCCGCAGGGGACCTCGGGGCTGTTCATGGCCGGAACCGTGATCTCCGCCGCGGTGTTCATGTTCGCCGGCGGGCGGGTCTCCGACTCCCGCGAGTCGCGGACGCCGATCCTCTTGGCGTTCCTCGCCGTCTCCTTCGTCGGCTTCCTGCTCCTGGCGCGGGCGGGCTCGTCGCTCGAACTCGGGGTGGCCTGCGTCGCCATCGGGGCGGGACAGGGCGGGACGAGCGGCCCGATGATGGCGCTTTTAGCCGATCTGACGCCCGACGAGCGGATGGGTCGGGCCTCCGGCACCAACAACGTCTTCGGCGACATCGGTGGCGGGCTGGGGCCGATGGTGTCGCTCCCGCTCGTCGAGACGGTGGGGTTCGCGCCGATCTACGCGGCGTGTGCGGCCGTGCCGCTCGCCGCCGGGATCGCGCTGCTCGTCGGCGTTCGGCGGGAGACGGGGACGTTCGTCCCCGGTCGCGACGCCGGCGAGGCGACCGGCGGGGAGGCCGCCCCGAGCGAGGCGTGA
- a CDS encoding ATP-binding protein produces the protein MTLEDFTEYTDEGGGDADATEADGGSATGTSDAEDAPDAGDTAAAVSPDAGDTEDAGSDDFAAYDVDPAGSDAGLGVVSVSQGLRVSEEEDDTALKAFVTTGNRDSVRLGKYLLVPYPDGERLFSRITALEYAQEFQSDDATEIHARRQMRRDDFAERDYKFMAELEPMSVVYDDADGMSRRMTDRVPKPGAVVEEAADDAEIKTGLKIPEEGVFLGHLSVGGEKVRTAAEPPTVDYRITDDYADGDPLAFRHTLVAGGTGSGKTHASKNVLRQYLDPDRTYPMDDGREARMAVVQFDPQDEYAQMHDDNPAMDPETARRFEREGIAHGGHDDTVALVPKVPNATYPGEGHRAERVEFTIPFSMVNEYDMPWLVAGSGLNENQYPALLTLLNRFFSDYGDSGTYREFLSYLDDPALKEELDESGRIHEKTFEAVMRRVRGVPGGVFDGDARPITDLDHTLVRPGGLSVVPTYHLPTSRQKEIVVLAVSAMLVGDKLSNDPRSDRVKETPLLIGMDEAHNFLADADNVQARKVVDTFTEAAKQGRKERLGLFLITQDPQDVAESVFKQVNTKIVLNLGDEDAIQSVNIPSNLAGKVPYMEKGQMVVYSPDNSEPVELIGLSTCVTRHGE, from the coding sequence ATGACTCTCGAGGACTTCACCGAGTACACCGACGAGGGCGGCGGCGACGCCGACGCGACGGAGGCCGACGGCGGATCGGCGACCGGAACCTCGGACGCCGAAGACGCCCCCGACGCCGGGGACACCGCCGCCGCGGTCTCCCCCGACGCCGGAGACACCGAGGACGCCGGGAGCGACGACTTCGCCGCCTACGACGTCGACCCCGCCGGCAGCGACGCCGGCCTCGGGGTCGTCTCGGTTTCGCAGGGGCTCCGCGTCTCCGAGGAGGAGGACGACACGGCGCTCAAGGCGTTCGTCACGACCGGCAACCGCGACTCGGTGCGGCTGGGAAAGTACCTCCTCGTCCCGTATCCCGACGGCGAGCGGCTCTTCTCGCGGATCACGGCGCTGGAGTACGCCCAGGAGTTCCAGTCCGACGACGCCACCGAGATCCACGCCCGCCGGCAGATGCGCCGCGACGACTTCGCCGAGCGCGACTACAAGTTCATGGCCGAACTCGAGCCCATGTCGGTCGTCTACGACGACGCCGACGGGATGAGTCGGCGGATGACGGACCGGGTTCCGAAGCCGGGCGCGGTCGTCGAGGAGGCCGCGGACGACGCGGAGATCAAGACCGGGCTGAAGATCCCCGAGGAGGGCGTCTTCCTCGGTCACCTCTCGGTCGGCGGCGAGAAGGTGCGGACCGCCGCCGAGCCCCCGACGGTCGACTACCGGATCACGGACGACTACGCCGACGGCGACCCCCTCGCGTTCAGACACACGCTCGTCGCCGGCGGGACGGGGTCGGGGAAGACCCACGCCTCGAAGAACGTGCTCCGGCAGTACCTCGACCCCGACCGGACGTATCCGATGGACGACGGCCGCGAGGCGCGGATGGCGGTGGTCCAGTTCGACCCGCAGGACGAGTACGCCCAGATGCACGACGACAACCCCGCGATGGATCCGGAGACCGCCCGGCGGTTCGAGCGCGAGGGGATCGCCCACGGCGGCCACGACGACACGGTCGCGCTGGTGCCGAAGGTCCCGAACGCGACGTACCCCGGCGAGGGCCACCGCGCGGAGCGGGTCGAGTTCACGATCCCGTTCTCGATGGTGAACGAGTACGACATGCCGTGGCTCGTCGCCGGCTCCGGGCTCAACGAGAACCAGTACCCGGCGCTTTTGACGCTGCTCAATCGGTTCTTCTCCGACTACGGCGACTCGGGGACCTACAGGGAGTTCCTCTCGTATCTCGACGACCCGGCGCTCAAAGAGGAGCTCGACGAGTCCGGGCGGATCCACGAGAAGACGTTCGAGGCGGTCATGCGCCGGGTCCGCGGCGTTCCCGGCGGGGTCTTCGACGGGGACGCGCGGCCGATCACCGACCTCGATCACACCCTCGTCCGTCCGGGCGGGCTCAGCGTCGTGCCGACCTACCACCTGCCGACCTCGAGACAGAAGGAGATCGTCGTGCTGGCGGTCTCGGCGATGCTCGTCGGCGACAAGCTCTCGAACGACCCGCGGAGCGACCGGGTGAAGGAGACGCCGCTTCTGATCGGGATGGACGAGGCGCACAACTTCCTCGCGGACGCCGACAACGTTCAGGCGCGCAAGGTGGTCGACACGTTCACCGAGGCGGCCAAACAGGGCCGCAAGGAGCGGCTCGGGCTCTTCTTGATCACGCAGGACCCCCAGGACGTGGCCGAGTCGGTGTTCAAACAGGTGAACACGAAGATCGTGTTGAACCTCGGCGACGAGGACGCGATCCAGAGCGTGAACATCCCCTCGAACCTCGCGGGCAAGGTGCCGTACATGGAGAAGGGCCAGATGGTCGTGTACTCGCCGGACAACTCCGAGCCCGTCGAACTGATCGGGCTGTCGACGTGCGTGACCCGCCACGGGGAGTGA
- a CDS encoding 50S ribosomal protein L11 → MAGTIEALVPGGQANPGPPLGPELGPTPVDVQEVVNRINEETAAFDGMEVPVTVEYEDDGSFTIDVGVPPTAELIKDEAGFETGSGEPQEDFVADMSVEQVKKVAEQKSSDLLAYDTKNAAKEVGGTCASLGVTIEGEDARTFDDRVDAGEYDDVLEA, encoded by the coding sequence ATGGCTGGAACCATCGAAGCGCTCGTCCCCGGCGGGCAGGCCAACCCCGGTCCGCCGCTCGGTCCGGAGCTCGGCCCGACGCCGGTGGACGTGCAGGAGGTCGTGAACCGGATCAACGAGGAGACCGCCGCGTTCGACGGGATGGAGGTCCCCGTCACCGTCGAGTACGAGGACGACGGCTCCTTCACGATCGACGTCGGCGTTCCGCCGACCGCGGAACTGATCAAGGACGAGGCCGGCTTCGAGACGGGCTCCGGCGAGCCCCAGGAGGACTTCGTCGCCGACATGTCCGTCGAGCAGGTGAAGAAGGTCGCCGAACAGAAGTCGAGCGACCTGCTGGCGTACGACACGAAGAACGCCGCCAAGGAGGTCGGCGGCACCTGCGCCTCCCTCGGCGTCACCATCGAGGGCGAGGACGCCCGGACGTTCGACGACCGCGTCGACGCCGGCGAGTACGACGACGTCCTCGAGGCGTAA
- a CDS encoding TrmB family transcriptional regulator, with translation MIEAETAYAAAPALPPELQSPRAKLVYLYLTTNEHATVAEMGDSLGMKKLSLYSILKTLRKQDLVARDGDAYAPA, from the coding sequence ATGATAGAAGCCGAGACGGCGTACGCGGCGGCACCCGCGCTCCCGCCGGAGCTACAGTCGCCGCGCGCGAAGCTGGTGTACCTCTATCTGACGACCAACGAACACGCGACGGTCGCGGAGATGGGCGACTCGCTCGGCATGAAGAAGCTGTCGCTGTACAGCATCCTGAAGACGCTGCGGAAACAGGACCTGGTCGCCCGCGACGGCGACGCCTACGCGCCCGCTTGA
- a CDS encoding TetR/AcrR family transcriptional regulator yields MSEQPGAADEIMNGVYRALCRHGYAGLTMQDIADECSKSKSLLHYHYDTKEDLLVAFLSRVISDFEHRMSRGADAPPVERLVAFVGWFVFEPAETERESFHIGLLEMRSQGPFNDRIREQLLRSDRLLRETAAEILADGIDEGAFREVDVDETAALLVATLDGARTRQITLGTGLGGEGAAGDAGAAGAAGDGVAYGAPGDGRTPGGAPAGDGTADATEADIAYTRTVAEATLRRIVEPLLAEGVTLPSLDATLEQLTARTGENPAGGSEAEGEARE; encoded by the coding sequence ATGAGCGAGCAGCCGGGCGCGGCCGACGAGATCATGAACGGCGTCTACCGGGCGCTGTGTAGACACGGCTACGCGGGGCTGACGATGCAGGACATCGCCGACGAGTGCTCGAAGAGCAAGTCGCTTCTCCACTACCACTACGACACGAAGGAGGACCTCCTCGTGGCGTTCCTCTCGCGGGTCATCTCCGACTTCGAGCACCGCATGTCCCGCGGCGCGGACGCGCCCCCCGTGGAGCGGCTCGTCGCGTTCGTCGGCTGGTTCGTCTTCGAGCCCGCCGAGACCGAGCGCGAATCGTTCCACATCGGGCTCCTCGAGATGCGCTCGCAGGGGCCGTTCAACGACCGGATCCGCGAACAGCTGCTCCGCAGCGACCGGCTCCTGCGCGAGACCGCCGCGGAGATCCTCGCCGACGGGATCGACGAGGGCGCCTTCCGCGAGGTCGACGTCGACGAGACGGCCGCGCTCCTCGTGGCGACGCTGGACGGCGCGCGGACGAGACAGATCACCCTCGGGACCGGCCTCGGCGGGGAGGGTGCCGCCGGGGACGCCGGAGCCGCCGGAGCTGCCGGAGACGGGGTCGCGTACGGCGCGCCCGGCGACGGGAGGACGCCCGGCGGCGCGCCCGCCGGCGACGGGACCGCCGACGCCACGGAGGCCGACATCGCGTACACGCGGACGGTCGCGGAGGCGACACTGCGACGGATCGTCGAGCCCCTGCTCGCCGAGGGGGTGACGCTCCCGTCGCTCGACGCCACGCTCGAGCAGCTCACGGCCCGGACCGGCGAGAACCCCGCCGGCGGCTCCGAGGCGGAGGGAGAGGCGCGGGAATGA
- a CDS encoding cold-shock protein, translated as MAKGEVDFFNDTGGYGFIETDDADEDVFFHMEDVGGPDLEEGQEVEFDIEEADKGPRATNVTRL; from the coding sequence ATGGCGAAAGGCGAAGTTGATTTCTTCAACGACACTGGCGGCTACGGATTCATCGAGACTGACGACGCGGACGAGGACGTGTTCTTCCACATGGAGGACGTCGGCGGCCCGGACCTGGAGGAGGGTCAGGAAGTCGAGTTCGACATCGAGGAGGCGGACAAGGGTCCGCGCGCGACGAACGTCACCCGTCTGTAA
- the sdhC gene encoding succinate dehydrogenase, cytochrome b556 subunit, whose amino-acid sequence MSQSYNRGLIEDFSRWREFEAGMWAWIFHKFTGWVLIGYLFTHIAVLSTAIPASGAETAVLQAGNDVYTQTIVSLEGLLLVRVLEVGLLAVAVFHMLNGARLLLVDLGVGLESQDKSFYASLVLTGAITVASVPTFIAGAF is encoded by the coding sequence ATGAGTCAGTCGTACAATCGAGGCCTCATCGAGGACTTCAGTCGGTGGCGGGAGTTCGAGGCCGGCATGTGGGCGTGGATATTTCATAAGTTTACGGGGTGGGTGCTCATCGGGTACCTCTTCACCCACATCGCCGTCCTGAGCACGGCGATCCCCGCGTCGGGGGCGGAGACGGCGGTACTCCAGGCGGGCAACGACGTGTACACCCAGACGATCGTCTCGCTCGAGGGGCTGTTGCTGGTTCGGGTCCTCGAGGTCGGGCTGCTCGCCGTCGCCGTGTTCCACATGCTCAACGGCGCGCGCCTGCTGTTGGTCGACCTCGGCGTCGGACTGGAGTCACAGGACAAGAGCTTCTACGCGTCGCTGGTGCTGACGGGGGCCATCACGGTCGCGTCGGTGCCGACGTTCATCGCGGGGGCCTTCTGA
- a CDS encoding succinate dehydrogenase, with protein sequence MAQRYSSFDKGGRMWLLQRVTAAFLLVVLAFHFFLLHFVHHADEVSFLMSAGRMETMSYYSLMVLFLLTATFHGVNGVYNALVNQGLTGTKRTVIKWTLVAASVVLIVQGIRTANAWAGIPLY encoded by the coding sequence ATGGCACAGCGCTACTCCTCGTTCGACAAGGGCGGGCGGATGTGGCTGCTCCAGCGGGTCACGGCCGCGTTCCTGCTCGTCGTGTTGGCGTTCCACTTCTTCCTTTTACACTTCGTCCACCACGCGGACGAGGTGTCCTTCCTGATGAGCGCCGGCCGGATGGAGACCATGAGCTACTACTCGCTCATGGTGTTGTTCCTCCTGACGGCCACGTTCCACGGCGTCAACGGCGTCTACAACGCCCTCGTCAACCAGGGACTCACGGGAACGAAACGCACCGTCATCAAGTGGACGCTCGTCGCCGCGAGCGTCGTCCTGATCGTCCAGGGGATCCGGACCGCGAACGCGTGGGCGGGGATCCCCCTTTACTGA
- a CDS encoding succinate dehydrogenase/fumarate reductase iron-sulfur subunit, with the protein MSTQIPKQTEKAEETAETETEAPSKGDERRAEKRRRADERRRQREAEEAEKAAADENTVELRVFRYDPDVEGKQEPRFDTFHVPFEKGMTVLDALMYARDTYDSSLTFRHSCRQAVCGSDAMFVNGGQKLACKTQIGELEEPIRVEPLPHAEVTKDLVVDMEHFYDQMEAVEPYFQTNEYPEGELEEQRQTRENREKIKMSTRCIWCSACMSSCNIAAGDNEYLGPAAINKAYRFAMDEREGEDIKQKRLEIIEQEHGVWRCQTQFSCTEVCPKDIPLTEHIQELKREAVKNNLKFW; encoded by the coding sequence ATGAGCACGCAGATACCCAAACAGACCGAGAAAGCGGAGGAGACGGCCGAAACCGAGACGGAGGCCCCCTCGAAGGGGGACGAGCGCCGTGCCGAGAAGCGCCGGCGGGCCGACGAGCGGCGTCGCCAGCGCGAGGCCGAGGAGGCCGAGAAGGCGGCGGCCGACGAGAACACCGTCGAGTTGCGCGTGTTCCGGTACGACCCCGACGTCGAGGGGAAACAGGAGCCGCGCTTCGACACGTTCCACGTCCCCTTCGAGAAGGGGATGACCGTCCTCGACGCGCTGATGTACGCGCGCGACACGTACGACTCCTCGCTCACGTTCCGGCACTCCTGCCGGCAGGCGGTGTGCGGTTCCGACGCGATGTTCGTCAACGGCGGCCAGAAGCTCGCGTGTAAGACCCAGATCGGCGAGCTCGAGGAGCCGATCCGCGTGGAGCCGCTGCCGCACGCCGAGGTGACGAAGGACCTCGTCGTCGACATGGAGCACTTCTACGACCAGATGGAGGCGGTCGAGCCGTACTTCCAGACGAACGAGTACCCCGAGGGCGAGCTCGAAGAGCAGCGTCAGACCCGGGAGAACCGCGAGAAGATCAAGATGTCGACCCGGTGTATCTGGTGTAGCGCGTGTATGTCCTCGTGTAACATCGCCGCCGGCGACAACGAGTACCTCGGTCCGGCCGCGATCAACAAGGCGTACCGGTTCGCGATGGACGAGCGGGAGGGCGAGGACATCAAACAGAAGCGCCTGGAGATCATCGAGCAGGAACACGGCGTCTGGCGGTGTCAGACCCAGTTCTCCTGTACGGAGGTGTGTCCGAAGGACATCCCGCTCACCGAGCACATCCAGGAGCTGAAACGCGAGGCCGTCAAGAACAACCTGAAGTTCTGGTGA
- a CDS encoding DUF7113 family protein, whose amino-acid sequence MIFVRGSGGGTDLTGTVFERGEDPPTYKGAPDEDAAYVWVCDSFYQVESGGSALLVDGSEIRVAFEEPMPRGFDTRDRAVSAAREHVRTQFARIGVDPGDVDVAVTKADPA is encoded by the coding sequence ATGATATTCGTTCGCGGCAGCGGCGGCGGGACCGACCTCACCGGGACGGTGTTCGAACGCGGCGAGGACCCGCCGACGTACAAGGGCGCGCCGGACGAGGACGCCGCGTACGTCTGGGTGTGCGACTCCTTCTACCAGGTCGAGAGCGGCGGGTCGGCCCTGCTCGTCGACGGCTCGGAGATCCGCGTCGCGTTCGAGGAGCCGATGCCGCGCGGCTTCGACACCCGCGACCGGGCGGTGTCCGCGGCCCGCGAGCACGTCCGGACCCAGTTCGCGCGGATCGGCGTCGATCCGGGAGACGTCGACGTCGCGGTGACGAAGGCGGATCCGGCCTGA
- a CDS encoding FAD-binding protein — protein MHEHDVVVVGAGGAGLRAAIAAQEEGADVAIVSKLHPVRSHTGAAEGGINAALRDADSWEDHAYDTMKGSDYLGDAPAVEALCKESPEEVIQLEHWGMPFSREEDGRVSQRPFGGLSFPRTTYAGAETGHQMLHTMYEQVVKRGITVYDEWHVMDLVVTDEDDPADRTCHGVVAYDIQRGEVDGFRATGGVILATGGMGQVFDHTTNAVANTGDGVAMAYRAGVPMEDMEFIQFHPTTLPSTGVLISEGVRGEGGILYNEKGERFMFEHGYANNDGELASRDVVSRAELTEVNEGRGIEDEYVHLDMRHLGEERILDRLENILHLAEDFEGADGLTEPMPVKPGQHYAMGGIETNEHGETVIEGLYAAGECACASVHGANRLGGNALPELIVFGKRAGHHAAGKEMGEAEIPTGRTGDWEPAEYEFEVDVGAVGDRGPAAADGGAVAADAEGLLEAEIERARERVEDLLSRKGRNHAEIRSAVQETMTANVNVFREEEGLKQSLEDLREAREAYTEVAVSDPSRTFNTDLIHTMETRNILDIAEALAMGALARREFRGAHWRKERQERDDENWLKHTLVSWNDGEPELWYKPAILEGEAKTYEPKVRSY, from the coding sequence ATGCACGAACACGACGTCGTCGTCGTCGGCGCGGGCGGAGCGGGCCTCCGCGCGGCGATAGCGGCACAGGAGGAGGGAGCCGACGTGGCGATCGTCTCGAAGCTGCACCCGGTGCGGTCGCACACGGGCGCGGCGGAGGGCGGAATCAACGCGGCGCTCCGGGACGCGGACTCCTGGGAGGACCACGCGTACGACACGATGAAGGGATCGGACTACCTCGGGGACGCCCCCGCGGTCGAGGCGCTCTGTAAGGAGAGCCCCGAGGAAGTGATCCAGCTCGAACACTGGGGGATGCCGTTCTCGCGGGAGGAGGACGGCCGCGTCTCCCAGCGGCCCTTCGGGGGGCTCTCGTTCCCGCGGACGACGTACGCGGGCGCGGAGACGGGCCACCAGATGCTCCACACGATGTACGAGCAGGTGGTCAAACGCGGGATCACGGTGTACGACGAGTGGCACGTGATGGATCTGGTCGTCACCGACGAGGACGACCCCGCCGACCGGACCTGTCACGGCGTCGTCGCCTACGACATCCAGCGCGGCGAGGTCGACGGCTTCCGCGCGACGGGCGGCGTCATCCTGGCCACCGGCGGGATGGGACAGGTGTTCGATCACACCACGAACGCGGTCGCGAACACCGGCGACGGCGTCGCGATGGCCTACCGCGCGGGCGTCCCGATGGAGGACATGGAGTTCATCCAGTTCCACCCGACGACGCTCCCCTCGACGGGCGTGCTCATCTCCGAGGGGGTCCGCGGCGAGGGCGGCATCCTCTACAACGAGAAGGGCGAGCGCTTCATGTTCGAGCACGGCTACGCCAACAACGACGGCGAGCTCGCCTCCCGCGACGTGGTCTCGCGCGCGGAGCTGACCGAGGTCAACGAGGGTCGCGGCATCGAGGACGAGTACGTCCACCTCGACATGCGGCATCTCGGGGAAGAGCGCATCCTCGACCGGCTGGAGAACATCCTCCACCTCGCGGAGGACTTCGAGGGCGCGGACGGGCTCACGGAGCCGATGCCGGTCAAGCCCGGGCAACACTACGCGATGGGCGGCATCGAGACGAACGAGCACGGCGAGACCGTCATCGAGGGGCTGTACGCCGCCGGCGAGTGCGCCTGCGCGTCGGTCCACGGCGCGAACCGCCTCGGCGGGAACGCCCTGCCCGAACTCATCGTCTTCGGCAAGCGCGCCGGCCACCACGCGGCCGGAAAGGAGATGGGCGAGGCGGAGATCCCGACCGGCCGGACCGGCGACTGGGAGCCCGCGGAGTACGAGTTCGAGGTCGACGTGGGCGCGGTCGGCGACCGCGGCCCGGCGGCGGCCGACGGCGGCGCGGTGGCGGCGGACGCCGAGGGGCTGCTCGAGGCGGAGATCGAGCGCGCCCGCGAGCGCGTCGAGGACCTGCTCTCCCGGAAGGGCCGCAACCACGCGGAGATACGTTCCGCGGTCCAGGAGACGATGACGGCCAACGTCAACGTGTTCCGCGAGGAAGAGGGCCTCAAACAGTCGCTCGAGGACCTCCGCGAGGCGCGCGAGGCGTACACGGAGGTCGCGGTGTCGGATCCGTCGCGGACGTTCAACACGGACCTCATCCACACGATGGAGACGCGGAACATCCTCGACATCGCGGAGGCGCTGGCGATGGGCGCGCTCGCGCGCCGGGAGTTCCGCGGCGCGCACTGGCGCAAGGAGCGCCAGGAGCGCGACGACGAGAACTGGCTGAAACACACGCTCGTCTCCTGGAACGACGGCGAGCCCGAACTCTGGTACAAGCCCGCCATCCTCGAGGGCGAGGCCAAGACGTACGAGCCGAAGGTCCGCTCGTACTGA